The following proteins come from a genomic window of Heyndrickxia acidicola:
- a CDS encoding methylmalonyl-CoA mutase family protein, with product MTSPIQPVRGHAFKEASKSTWKETVEAALKGKPFESLSRSTYEGIKLQPLYTHEDINLEEMEQLPGGDTNLRGFSTGQKTWAIAQEIWINNEDELMKNITAALENGQDAISFKTESLQAEKIDSQELIKLANEKNVPIFLRIHENFSKWLKELGEKREALVLRGTAASDLISYELSKGHIVRAGSKEIADWRQVIERAHQLLPNVCTILIDTVPYHNAGANAVQELGISLAAAVTYMEAMKESNWEPAKTVQKMVFHFGMGSQFFMEAAKLRAFRRLWTTAASAYGLTQKESKVTVSCETSSFTKSALDPHVNILRSANEAFAAIIGGVDYLHVAPFDGVYKNPGSLSERLGRNTQLILREEAHLGFVTDPSGGSYYVEALTSELVEKAWDYFLKIEKQGGLLESLMSGGIQADIKQTLNVRMEDSYTRKSSIIGTNVYANLQDTFIQDHPSEHFSEQNNPLALSKTRRSEAFEQLRRRSLKLRENGKNPKAGIICLGALKDHKARLDYVSGFLAVGGIEADCSGPCLSMQDITSFIEQHSYPYYCLCGQNESYAQFAQQSAEWLKSNKQGVLLDIAGLFPTDEWEDLQEAGFNGSIYIRQNMIEKLDSLLGIWEGQVHE from the coding sequence ATGACATCACCTATTCAGCCGGTTAGAGGGCATGCCTTTAAAGAGGCTTCAAAAAGTACGTGGAAAGAAACTGTTGAAGCAGCTTTAAAAGGAAAGCCATTTGAATCTCTCAGCCGTTCTACCTATGAAGGCATCAAACTGCAGCCTTTATACACACATGAGGATATTAATTTAGAGGAAATGGAACAGCTTCCCGGTGGAGATACGAATCTAAGAGGATTTTCAACCGGCCAAAAAACATGGGCTATCGCACAAGAAATATGGATAAACAATGAAGACGAGCTTATGAAGAACATTACAGCAGCTCTTGAAAATGGGCAGGATGCAATATCTTTTAAGACTGAGAGTCTGCAAGCAGAGAAAATTGACTCCCAAGAACTGATAAAGCTTGCTAATGAAAAGAATGTTCCAATCTTTCTAAGAATCCATGAAAACTTCAGTAAATGGCTCAAGGAGCTGGGAGAGAAGAGGGAAGCCCTTGTTCTGAGAGGTACAGCAGCCTCTGATTTAATCTCATATGAACTTTCTAAGGGGCATATTGTCCGTGCCGGCAGTAAAGAAATAGCCGATTGGAGGCAAGTGATTGAAAGGGCGCATCAATTATTACCGAATGTATGTACCATCTTAATTGATACGGTACCTTATCATAATGCCGGTGCAAATGCAGTTCAAGAACTGGGAATCTCCCTTGCGGCTGCGGTCACATATATGGAAGCTATGAAGGAATCGAATTGGGAGCCAGCGAAAACGGTTCAAAAAATGGTGTTTCATTTTGGAATGGGAAGCCAGTTTTTTATGGAAGCAGCTAAGCTGAGAGCCTTTCGCAGGCTTTGGACAACAGCAGCGTCTGCATATGGTTTAACACAAAAAGAATCCAAGGTAACAGTTAGCTGCGAAACCTCTTCTTTTACCAAATCTGCCCTTGACCCCCATGTCAATATTCTGAGGTCTGCAAACGAGGCTTTTGCGGCGATTATCGGCGGTGTCGACTATCTGCATGTAGCTCCTTTTGATGGAGTATACAAAAATCCTGGCAGTCTATCAGAACGCCTTGGCCGCAATACGCAGCTTATTTTACGTGAAGAAGCTCATTTAGGTTTCGTAACGGATCCTTCCGGAGGTTCCTATTATGTGGAAGCCTTAACCTCTGAGCTAGTCGAAAAAGCATGGGATTATTTTTTAAAGATTGAGAAGCAAGGGGGCCTGCTGGAGTCGTTGATGTCTGGGGGGATCCAGGCGGATATTAAACAAACGCTAAATGTAAGAATGGAAGATTCTTACACTCGGAAGTCCTCCATTATTGGTACAAATGTTTATGCAAATCTCCAGGATACATTCATACAGGATCATCCTTCCGAGCACTTTAGTGAGCAAAACAATCCGCTCGCTCTTTCGAAAACAAGGCGCTCTGAGGCGTTTGAGCAGCTGAGGCGCCGTTCCTTGAAGCTTAGGGAAAACGGCAAAAACCCAAAAGCCGGCATCATTTGTTTGGGAGCACTAAAGGATCATAAGGCAAGATTGGATTATGTCAGCGGATTTCTTGCTGTAGGAGGAATCGAAGCAGACTGCAGCGGTCCATGCTTATCGATGCAGGATATCACTTCGTTTATTGAACAGCACTCTTACCCTTATTACTGCCTTTGCGGCCAGAATGAAAGCTATGCACAATTTGCGCAGCAGTCAGCTGAGTGGCTGAAGTCGAACAAGCAGGGAGTGTTACTTGATATTGCGGGTCTGTTTCCTACAGATGAATGGGAAGACCTTCAGGAAGCCGGGTTTAACGGCTCTATTTATATAAGGCAAAACATGATTGAAAAACTGGATTCACTTTTAGGTATATGGGAGGGGCAAGTACATGAATAA